The genomic window agagagaaatgcgagggttggtcggcaagagctgacacaacaacgcAAAACTGATTAtgagacggacggagttcggcgctagttgcgccggacagagtccgtaatagttcagaagattccggacgaactccagaatcgggagccgaagacccgcgcgaaggtcctcgacgtacagcgccagctgaccgggcggagggctgttaacccgaccgccggcccctggggcggatagttgaaactgctccgagatgcaatattgctcccgaagccgatcaacattcggccccgaaagcgaggaaacctcaacttccggagtcgaccgggagtcgtcagtcggatttcccgaccgagctccctgagtcggattcctggCCATTGTACCGAAATCGAATAAGAAAGAGGAGAAGCGAAGAGAAAGAAGCAgaggcgaagaagaagaagaagaaaaggaggacgaAGGGGAGACCACGAACCTGAAGAACTCCTCTGAAAGCAGGAAAGCTCTGCCTGCGACGATTGAGAAattgcccggacagagtttcggcaGCAAAATGGCAATAGTAAGGTCTTGGGTCCGgatggccctatatatatagggccgcccgacggccgagatgactccgcgccgaccgaagctccatggatgtgcgacacgtggcggcttccgggtggcctgagggttcggcgcgccccatcccaggacggccgcaccgcccatattaaatgcggggggcgccggccaaccaccttcgacacgcggcacgcggggatGCGGTTCCGCATTTATGCGTCCACGCCGATTCGTGtttccgatgggacgcctgacagcgccccgcgctcccacgatcggcgccggatatccggtcgtctgacaccgtatcatccggcacccgatctcctgacaccgacgtaacgtctgacgacgacaagatgcgacatctgacacctgacgccgacgtaacatctgacaccgactagacgtccaaatcgcttggcatttatgagatgcctgacatcggatcaacccgcggtacggtcggaatctggcatacgacgaatccactcctgttcgcccagggttgctgcccgaataaaagcatcggccatctcaccgtccgactcaggagtggagggggcaactgttggggaatacccaccgaccgaccgaccgatggtcggagggaccgaccgaccgattgacagtcggaccgaccgactgacgccatCATCGGCCAAtcatcggctcacgaccgactgaggatgtgtcgggcgCGCCTTTTCCGATcgactgaacccggaggtctgatggccgactcatgcaaaactcgccgaccaacggaggagcccgacgccactcagctggccaccgacctagggtcggtcgactcctctgatcgccgtacagccgccagaccttgtcagttctgacagcgacatgcggcacgaccatttaggggcattgtcccgtcgagggcattgtcaaccttgGTGATTTGACatccccacggcgacatgacactttcacggcgactctgacaatctacagtgagttgacaatttctcacttgtctgcgtcattaatgacggcgccataccgtgctccactatataaatcggggagggCAACAGTGaaagggatccgctccccccacttctcgactccaaaaccacaggctcgctcctctctcttcctctctcctcctctctccctcgatcgaactctctgtcttcatttcactgttgcccagtcacctctctgacttgaccgtcggagggtccccgccggagccgcctccggtcagtgtggacttctcgtttttacAGGTGCATgttccccgacgatcggacgatgaggcgattggccgcaacggTACATATTTGATGTTAGGCTATAACTGAGtcaatttttggatggaaaaaattaagaaattttaTTAAACTTGTTTATATCGTTATAATATCAAACTTACAACCTACCTATCCCACTAGCTGCAGTTGAGGGGTCAGAAGTTCAAACATGCTTTACGAATTTCCTTAAGTGATGCATCTATCAACTATAGATAACCAAAGGAAATAGAACATGTGTTTGATCATGAGAATATACGTTGGTCAATCATCAATGTTGATCCATGCATGGATTGTTGGACACACCTATGTAGGAGGGGATGATTGAGATTTACTCTTGGATTGATCACCATTTTACATTCAATTCTATTAGATGAAAATTTTATGTATGACCTTTAATTCCAATGATTATTTTATGTTTAATAACCTCGTTTGTGGTGTGTATATTAGACAGAGCTAACTATGCAAGTAGAAAAGCCCAATTTCATGCAGAAAGAGATAAAATAGGCAGAATGATTAAAATAAAATGCTAATATTTATGGACTAAATTAATATGATAGATAAACAAAGAAccaataattttatcttttatgaGATCTCAAATTTGTATAAAGACCACTGGCTCACATAAATGAGATAAAGAAATTCCAGGCTACCAAACATTAAGCTAAAATATGTCAACCATGCACTATTAAATCATTCACACATAAAAGTcagtattttctatttttttaaaaatattttttaactgATAAATATCAGAAACAATGTCAAGACTGGTTCTGAAGTTACAATATTGGTGGTGGATTCTATATGTAATTCTTGATATTTGTtcttaaataaagaaaaatctccTATTTCTTGGATAGGATAAACTAAGTGATCTGTCACCACCAAAGTTTCCATTGTTTTAGTTCTATAGAATCTAAAAAAGGACCAGCTATTTATTTTCAGAAAGAATTCCATCTCAGTAACGGAAACATTGGCGTCTGTGAGGAATAATTGGAtaaacatttttttaaaaaaaaaagactactCAGTTTTTAATTGATCGGCCGGGGGGACTTTAAAAGACACCCACAGTGCACCACCAGTGACGTGGATCCGTCGGTAGTAATTGGGTCCTCTTTGAATGGTGCAATTTTACGTTGCGGTTTAGAGTTTAACTTCGAACTGGACTCGGAAAATAATCAGAAGCCGCGCTCGGGAAATATCCCCTCAAAATCCGATGGCGCGTCCACTCTTTCAAAAGGCCGCGAATTCCTCTCCCCCCGGTCTCGATTTCTTATAAGAAAGGAAGCCTCGTGTCAAATTCCAAAGCCCTAACCTTACCCTTCTCTACTTAGGATCGCAGCCCCAAAGATATCGTTGATATAATAAAGAAAGAAACCCTAGCTCGGCATGGAGGCCGAATCACTTCATCCCCCTGCTCCCCCAAACGTatgtatattttttctagattCTTTCGTATTTTCTCAGGGTTTTTGCTgaattgtttcttcttcttcttcggtaATCCTGCAGGACTCTGATCCGCAAAACATGGAAAAATCCTGTCTTTCGCCGCCTCGTTCGAATTATCAGCCCCGTCTCGTGGTAATTAGCCCTAATCTTCACTAGTTCTATCCCTTTTCTATCTTTGTTCTCCTGTAACAGTTGCGTGTTTTGTGATTTTATCGTGAATCTATTTGTTGCGGTTTTGGCTTAGGGAGCCGCTCTCTGGAATTTAGGGAACACGTGCTTTCTCAATGCGGTTCTTCAGTGTCTCACGCATACGGTTCCTTTAGTGCAGAAGCTTCAATCCGTCGATCACTCTTCTACTTGTTGTGGTATTGGATTTGGTTCCGCTTTCAGTACAAAGACTGAGATTTTTGTCTTTAATGTCTTATTTATTTGCGTCTATTGTTTGGATTTTTATGTTGTTTCCGAATTGGTAGACATCAGAATTTGGGAAAATTTTTTTGCAGGAGGTAATGGGGATTTTGCTCTTTCTGTGCACTGAGAGAACACATCAACCTCAGTATTCTCGAGTCAGGAAACGTTATCTCCCCCACGAGGATTGCTGATAATCTGGACAGTATCCTTTGAATAACTTCATCTGCTTTAAATGTCTTCTTTGGTTTGATCTTTGAATGATTAGTTTCTATTCATCTGTCCATATGTTGATTAGATTTTATCCGGTATTTTCTTCGATCTGATGGGGGTTAAGAGTTCAAAGGTGAATTATATTTGATTTCAGCATTCTCAAGTTGAATCTCACTTGGATTCTGAATTATTGACTTGATATGATTCTTTACCTTTTTTGTTGCCTGTAATTACAACTATGATGATTCATGACCCTAGAATCAATCTTGTGTAGTCTAATAATCTAGGAACAGTTGGAAGTTTGAAATTAGGGTGTTTCCCTATTTTGATATAATCCTAACTTGGGTTTTAACTTCTCTAGACTTAGATGTAGCGGTTCTGTAGATTCCTTGAGCTAAGAGATAATTTGAAGATTCTTGGTGCTTCACATTTGGTTTCATTCGATCCAAATTAAATAAACCTTTTCCTTGTgctgagaaatagagagagagagaggtgcctCCTCATTGCTCAGGAATGAAGGGTTAGTATAACCTTGTTCTTCTTGACCTATACCAGAAATATCATCTTGTTTTCAGAGGGGGAGTGAAGGGGATGCCCATGAATTCCTCCATGCTTTGCTGGATAGCTTGCATAGCTGCTGCCTCGACCCCAGCTTGAAGGACCACCCATCTTCATTAGAGAAAGACAGCCTTGTCAAGCAGGTTTTTGGAGGCCGTCTCAGAAGCCAGGTAACTGCTGCAAGTCCCTCCTTTTCACCACATAAAGAAATCGAATTTCAACTTGGCTGCCAGTTTCCTGAAcctcctcttttttctctttcttttcttctttttttttttttttttttttttttttttttttttttttttttgtgtgtgtgtggtaCCTGTACCTCCTTTTAACAAATATTAACTTTGTTCCTTTTAATCACTGTTCCATTGGTTCAGTTGCGATGCTGTGCTTGTGGTCGCTGTTCAGACACTTTTGAGCCCCTGCTTGATCTCAGCTTGGAGATTGGTGATGTTGACACCCTTACAGACGCTCTGGTGTCTTTCACCAAGGTGGAGAAAATTGATGATCCTGAACCAAGTTCACCTGTGAAGGCTGCAAGGCTCAGGTGTTGGTGGAGAAGCAACTTAAGCTCGACCAAGCTCCAGAAGTCGTTGCACTTCAACTCAAACGATTCAAGAGCATTGGCTTTTTCGCTACGAAGATTGAAAAGTTTGTGGATTATCCATTGGAGCTGGACTTGAATCCTTTTCTTAGTTGCCCAGAGGATGGGGTAAACATCCCTTCTATACCCAACTGAGTACATTTTGGTGCCACAAATAAGTTCTGATCATCTAGCATGCTTTACATGGCAGGTGAAGCTAAAATATGACCTATATGCAGTCCTGGTGCATGATGGTTCACCTTATTCTGGGCATTATTACTGCTTTGTTCGTTCCTCTCCAACAGCGTGGTACCAAATGAATGATTCTGAGGCAAGTGTTCTACCAATATTTTATCTATTACTTGGGTATGCTTATGCTTATGATTCTAATGATTCCATGTCTGTTGCAGGTGACCAGAGTTTCTGAAACCCATGTCTTAAACGAATCAGCCTTTATCCTTTTCTATATAAAGCAGGGATCCTCACCCTGGTTTTCAACTTTAATGGAGCACAGAAGGTACCCCACCTGGATGACAGCAATGATGCTTCCCCAGTATCTGTGTTGGATCATATAGATAGAGATCTTGTTTCCCCTTCTAGTGGAGAGACTAGTTGCAGCAGTTCAAGAGGAATACAGGGGAAGGATAATGACCCCAGTCAATGCTCTAATTTTTCTTCTGTTATAGATGAAGAAAGATGCCATGTTGCAACTCCTAGCGCTCGCTACCACAGGAGCCTCGATGAAGGATCTTACAAAGCTATGCCAGACAAGTTTATCATAAAACGCACCAAAGAGTCCACCTCCAATCAACATATCACTGATATTTTCCAAGATGAGCCATTGGGTAAGGTTTTCCCATCAAAAGTAGTTAGAATATTAAGATCTCTTCATATTGAAAGCAGCTTTCTAGATTGTTGGCTTATATTGCTCTTATTGTTACACATGGCTATTTCCTTTCATCATTATCCATTTTCTTGTTTGAGATCAAGTGATAATTTTTACGTTGAAGGCAACGATATTCATTTATTATATATTCTTTTTACCTTTTGTGCCATAATTTTACAGAAGATGAGAAGGAGAATCACTTTTTTCCACAATTCCAAAAGGAATTGAAGGTCCCTAAGAAAGTAGGGATACCCATCCTCGACACCATGAAGGATGTACCCATGAACGAGCTACTCAAAAGATTGGTGAGAGGCATGCCTAGTTCACGGAGGTCAAGCATTCTGGCCTGCCTTGCCACGCAGCACAAGCCTTTACATAAGCGGCCTCTTCAGGATAAAAGCCAGCGTCCCACTAAGAAAAGAATGAGAGCGCATTTTGATTCACATCATGCCGATGTTGAGGATGGCTCTCCCAGGAAAGCAGTAACGGCAGCACAGTTAACGTCTATATCTCGCCAGAGCCTTAGCCCTCGCTCTATCAGACTGGTTTGTTTATAGATGACTCCGAATCGGATCTTGAGCTTGTCTCTCGTCAGTCAGATGATTAGCCTGGCAGCCACATCTGCCTTCTCATATTCGGGCGACATAATTAACAATCCTTCCATCTAAAGCTCCTTTTCTAGTTAAAGGTTCGCTAAAACTTATGTGGATGTTTTCTAACTTTTAACCCATTCTTGTCCAAATGCTCCATCTTCTGTATAACTTagttaaaaagattatttttagtTCTTGCATGACTTTTCCTTCTTCTTATATTCTTCCTTGAGGTAAATAATTTGGCTCTTAGGTTCTCAGAGACTCAAGAGTGTTACATAAAATACATGAATCTAGTGGGCGAAATAGCAGTTTATTCACAGCTCCAGAAAGTACGCAAGGCTTAAAAACTGGTCCGTTTTAGAAGGTTTTATAAGCATTTATCCAAAATGACGTACAGTCTGCACTTTACTGTCATTGATGATCTAATGGAATATCACCCTTCGCTTTCTCGTTTCCGAGTCTATCTCAACTCGTAATTGTGAAATAATTCTCTTGCTTCTTGCGCCCGGCATCCACTTCGACGTGCAATACTTGGGGTGGGCCATGTATCTACTTCGGCTGTGATTTCAAGAAATTTGACAGCTTCTAGTTTTTTTCCCATAAGCCCGGTTCCAACAACCCGGCAAAAAAACGATACTAAAAACTGATATATTTTATTGGTTTCTATTTCTATTATATAATAACATCCCAACGTGTTTCAAGTTTTCCCAGTAATTCTTCCACCCGAAGAGTTTACTGTCGTTTGCATGTTGCTGTCCATCTTCAGATAGACCGCTAGAGTTGaaccgaaacctctaatttttaaGCATGGTATAACCACCAAGATAACTTGTATCCATTCAATTAGTTTCAAGCTTCATTTTCTCTTGTAACTTGTGAGGGACTATTACTGCTAAACTCCggtggagatctcaaaataagtTGTACCTTACTCCTATTGCAAAGGCATTTTTACAAATAAGTCTTCTTGCCGGTATTTATCTCGACAGCAGACTTTTCGATACTTGAATCAGCCAGAGTCCATGGAATAATAGAAAGAAAGAACCAGAGTTTAAAGCCAGTAATCTTGTTAGCCAAAAAAAACTTATCCTAATCCTTCTCTTACCTCTATAAAGAGGTGGAAGTTACCATTATTCTGTAATCCCATCCCTTGAAATGTGGGAACGTAAGAGTTAATTACCATGATTTCTCCATTACAAGTAACTCATGATTTCTCCATTATAAGTAGTTAATGCGCTCTTCGCATGCTATAACCGTCCACATATGGTACAGCATCATTGTGACTCCTGATCTTTTAGGTCATTGGTTATAATTTCTCAAATAGTTGGATTTGTTACTTCATCTTTAAACATCATCAGTGCTTATTATCGGTACTTATCCGAGTAGATCCAATGAcgtgggagattgttggacctCAAGCAAACAATCAGGTCAAAAATCCACCGAGGTCGTAAATCCAAATGGTTACGCCAATGGAGACTATCTTATCTTGTTGGTCGACAAATTGTTTCCACAGCATTTGAGCTgctaaaagatgaaggcaggaATTCTCAAGCCTTCAAATATCATACAGGTAGAATGGGGCAAGCTAAAACTCTCGGCACTTTGAAGCCAAGAGAGAGCAAGATTCGGTCACAGGTTATGGGCGCCAATCCCGGTCTCAACAAGTTTTATAGTTTGAACCATGATCGAGAACGGCCGATAATAGCATCTGGCTACCGACTAAAAGTCCCTGAAATTTTAACGACAAATAGGGAATCCTTTCGAACCTAATTTCATCAACAATAGCAGTCGGAACAAATTACACCACCTTGAAACAACTCCAGTTGGAACAAATAGGACAAATAACAATCAAAGTTAGGACTAGTATACCACCTGGATTTTCCTTTCAAGGCAGGGAGCCACATCCAATATTAGTCGTACCAATTCAAATGCCAACAAGACAAACCCAAAGCCAATAGTGACAACTGCAGTAATGTCCTTCCCAATTAGGTTAACCAGCACTAATGATCCTAGACTGTGGTACCCAGGATCCGCACAAACACAAAACAGAGGGATCCTGTTTCCTTTAAAGGCACGGTAACATTTGCCTTCGCAGCTTAACGGACATTCTTATCGGTTTCACGCCCAGAGCTGCATGCGAAATGAATTCCTATCACTGCTTCCATAAtattttgcaatgaaaaaaattgTCAACTCCACTGCAGAGGTCCAGCACATAAACATAAATAAAACAAATGACAAAAAACATCTGCAACTTTTCAGGCATCAAATTTGCCCAGTCCATAAATACAAGCCCCAAACTTTTCAGAGCTTTAAGGTATAAAATCCATTCCGACATGGGTTCTACAGGCTCCTATGCTTCCATGCTACAAAAGTTGGTCACGCACAGAAACTTGGATGGATGAACAATGTATATCtgcgaaaaaaatttatgagacaaATCTAAGACAGTAAACTAGCAACCTCCCGTGACGTTGAGATTGATCCAGTATTTGAAAAAGTAGCTGTTCTTTAGGCATGTACATGACTGTGACCTCATGAAGCACACTCAGAGGATTCTATCCTGAAGATCGTTGATAAGGCTGGAGGCTAAAGATGTCAATCTCTTCCCAGTCTCCCCGGCTATGTTCTTGAGGGAGGATATATCCTGTGATGCCTGAGCAAAACAAGATATTGAAGAAAATCATTGGATAAAATACAAACTGCAAACACCTGGAGGCATTCGTGAAAAAACTTCAGGCCTACACTAAAGCCATCAAATTTGATAGTTTCATTCTCAAGAAATAATTAAGGTTGTAAAGGCAACGCCACTGTGGTAGCAAATTGCAGGCATGGAATGTGAACAAAATATAAAGACCACTCATCACCCTCATGTTGAATCATTTCAAGACACTCATGGACAGTCTGCATTTCTGATGCTGACCTATCAAGTGGAACCTTCCGgaactaatcaatcatcatataatATCTCATGTTCAAGAAAGTACCTGGAAGGAAATTCGGTTAATAAGATCTGCTGCACTGAGGTCAAGTTGAGAATCATTCCTATCGTAACCAAAGAGATCAGCACTTGAAATGGAAGTTGAGCCCTACATAGAGGTATGTTAAAACCAGTGGCTTTTGAACAGTAATCCAACTTCTTAAGCATTAATATTTAGAATCCGATAGTTGAAGAAAATAACATCCAAATCACAGTTGATCTGCCCAACAGTCCGCAACAGAATGCAATAAAATTAACAAgcagagatccagagatgagaaACAGGATTTTACACAAATCATTATGCAACTAATGTAACATTGATATTATATATACCGAACTCTACTAATGTTAGATATCCTGAGCATCTGTATATAAGATTTCAGCAAGGTTTGTGACAACAGCAAGAGAGCATACCGAGAACTTTTGCAGGGAGGTTTGAGCATCCTTATCAACATCTTTGTTCTGATCACCAAAGAATTGGgctgatgaaattgattttgcatTTGAAAATTTCTGCCTTGCTTCATTACTTTCCTGGATCTgaaaatcatcatgagagcttaaACAAACTAAAAATCACAGAGCATAAATTAGATGTCCTACAACAAGATCAGGTGCCAAATAATTTGGAATGCCCATTATATAGTTATCCACTGCATAAACCAACAGATTTGTGGATCTAATTATGATTGGTAAAAGAACCATATCTTATAACATACAGTGGACATTATGATAGTGCCTAAACATTTACTGGGAAACAAAATGGGTATCATTTAAGACAGCCATTTTAATGCAACTGAATATTTGACTAAAAGTTCTCATGTTCTCAAACAAGGTTAATCCTTCTCATCATATTCATGATCTTAGGTTAATCCTTAGCCCACAAATGCCCAGACATTAAGTAAAATATCCCAAAACAATAGAAACGGGACATGAGCAAAGATCTGTACTGCCAAAATTAGTGAACACTAGAATAACCTTGCACTACTTGAACCATAAATAGACTTCTTATTCCTTAATAAACTAGGACTCCAAAGCACAGGACTCTTTTCATTTTTGTCTCCAGAAACAAGAAAGAAACAAAGCAAAAACTTTGCCCACATACTTACAGACTAGAAAAGGGAAGATAGCAAAAGGTTTCATCTCTTGGCTAGCCCTATGTAATTGCAGCACCTTATCCATCCTCCAAGTTACCCCCAATTAATTTAGCTGGAGTAAGTTATGGCCCACAGAAACAAAAGTCGGTATAACGTTAATTATAAAGATCACAACTTCTAATCTCAACACCCCATCATATAATCACCTAGTACAAACAAAAATATCCTACTTAATCTCCTAAGATTGACTCAATTGCACCTAAATCATCCTCCCATGCACATCAAGACAATTTTCTTCCTTGATTACATCAAATGTTAAGCAGTGTCATGTAGATATCACGTAGCAATAAGTGATGACGCCCCACAGATCCTAAAACCCTCAAGTGTCCAAGTAACACTGCTGATTGCAGAAGCTCCTGGATGTGGTGTAACCAAAATTTCCAGTAGTTTACAAGTCAATGTTGACCTAAAATATTACAAAAGGTAAGAATTAGGGTAAGGCCTATGGTTAATTGTGCAATAGGTAATCTTGACTAAAACATCTCAATTCATGAAAAGAGCATCTTCCCAACATCACTAAACAAATAATAAGCCATGGATGAGAGCTGCTAGCTTCTTGGATGAAATGTCAATATAGCCCAATATGTAAGCAAGGCCATAACAATGTCAGCTGTACATCACCATCACCATCACCATCCCACTTGGGAGCCTTGCATTTCCTTCGCCTCAAAAATGCAATGAAATTAATCCGGAAAAGTTCAGAATGATTTTCTTCAAATAAGAACTTGCCACTCATCATCATGATCATCTCCACAATGCCAAGATTCATAGTCAGGCATATGAATTATCACTTGAGTTTATTCCATGATCTATCAAGAAATAAAGCTAATCCTGATTTTGTTGCAACTCCCAACCTTACTAAAGAAGTGGCCCAGAAAGCTAAATCTTTGAGAGCCAAGCAATCTTTTTCAATTTAGGGAACTTACTTAGTTCATGATCTGACTTCTTTGGATTTTGGAATGTTCTCCTTTATATTGAAGAGATTGCTCATTTCAAAACAAAATGATCATCCAaacaattttttgaaaaataagcatGCTTATTTTATATGGTAATATATGGTTCCCAAACATGACAGATTATTTTTGTCGAAGCCTTTAACAACTAACAGAAACATGATAGAAATAGCATTTGAATAAGAAACCAGTTGCATGTATTAAGGTTACTACCAGAAATAACAAACAGGCTATGCTACATTTTATTGTGTAACATAACCTGTTACCCAATACCATGAAAAAGATgtattttttacataatatagcTTGTCAAAAATGGGAAGCTTGCTAATTTTCAAATATCCAGGTATTAGAACAGAGTAAGAATGATGGTAGAGAAACTTCTACTGGACCAAAACTGGATCACTTTTTCCCAACATTCCCCTTGGGCACATGTCCAACAATAGGTGCATTGAATAAATAACCCCTAACCATGGCCGGGTCATGGTTCTCATCAACTATATCCACGCACTTGAAATATCCATGAACCATGAACTGGGGGAGTAAAAGAAGACTTCCACTACTGAAATCTCATATTACAGTCTCTAGCTGTCCAAGCATTAGTCCGGTGCTTCCCAGATAACCTATGGCTATAAAGATCACATAATGACACCTTCAATTAATACACCAACTTAGGAAATTCGATCTGTCCTCCTCATACCACTACCTACAACAGTACTCTATTTGGTATAACTGCAGACTCAAGTCAAATAAAATCACCATCCTTTAATACAGCTTTTTCCTCATGCTTACCACCACAACTTATCCTACTTTTACAAATGTTAAGGTAGAGAGGAAAAGCCAATAATGGCAACAATAACTTCTCCTCAAGTTCTTTGTATGCTTCTACCCTCCTAAAAAGAGAATAAACGACATTGCATTTCCGAGCAAGCAACTATGATTGCAATTATCTGACACAAGCAGTGAATAAGAAAGAGGTTCACAAACAATGTTTGTGATTCCGCATATATCATCATACATAATACACCAGAAAGACAAAATCCGTCCACTTACTACGAACCTTGGTAAATATTATTCCTGACATGCACATGTATAATAGGAATGATTGTGCTTCTTCAATAGCATCAACCATGGAACTGTAGTCTTTAATCCATTAAAAAAATGAACTTTGGCTAATATG from Elaeis guineensis isolate ETL-2024a chromosome 4, EG11, whole genome shotgun sequence includes these protein-coding regions:
- the LOC105043925 gene encoding LOW QUALITY PROTEIN: uncharacterized protein (The sequence of the model RefSeq protein was modified relative to this genomic sequence to represent the inferred CDS: inserted 4 bases in 4 codons); this translates as MEAESLHPPAPPNDSDPQNMEKSCLSPPRSNYQPRLVGAALWNLGNTCFLNAVLQCLTHTVPLVQKLQSVDHSSTCCGGNGXFCSFCALREHINLSILESGNVISPTRIADNLDKISSCFQRGSEGDAHEFLHALLDSLHSCCLDPSLKDHPSSLEKDSLVKQVFGGRLRSQLRCCACGRCSDTFEPLLDLSLEIGDVDTLTDALVSFTKVEKIDDPEXKFTCEGCKAQVLVEKQLKLDQAPEVVALQLKRFKSIGFFATKIEKFVDYPLELDLNPFLSCPEDGVKLKYDLYAVLVHDGSPYSGHYYCFVRSSPTAWYQMNDSEVTRVSETHVLNESAFILFYIKQGSSPWFSTLMEXQKVPHLDDSNDASPVSVLDHIDRDLVSPSSGETSCSSSRGIQGKDNDPSQCSNFSSVIDEERCHVATPSARYHRSLDEGSYKAMPDKFIIKRTKESTSNQHITDIFQDEPLEDEKENHFFPQFQKELKVPKKVGIPILDTMKDVPMNELLKRLVRGMPSSRRSSILACLATQHKPLHKRPLQDKSQRPTKKRMRAHFDSHHADVEDGSPRKAVTAAQLTSISRQSLSPRSIRXGLFIDDSESDLELVSRQSDD